One genomic segment of Hevea brasiliensis isolate MT/VB/25A 57/8 chromosome 3, ASM3005281v1, whole genome shotgun sequence includes these proteins:
- the LOC131178775 gene encoding protein C2-DOMAIN ABA-RELATED 11-like isoform X2, which translates to MGEQLGLLKVTVVQGKKLVIRDFKSSDPYVVVKLGSQTSKTKVINSCLNPVWNEELSFSLTEPIGALSLEVFDKDRFKADDKMGHAHLSLQPIASAARLKQILQVCSGETILRKVVPDSDNCLARESSISCIDGEVVQSVWLRLCAVESGEIELKIKLIDAPVASSR; encoded by the exons ATGGGAGAGCAGTTGGGATTGCTAAAGGTGACTGTTGTACAAGGGAAAAAATTGGTTATCCGGGATTTCAAGAGCAGTGATCCTTATGTGGTGGTCAAGCTAGGAAGTCAG ACATCAAAGACCAAAGTTATAAATAGTTGCCTTAATCCAGTCTGGAATGAAGAGCTAAGCTTCTCCCTCACAGAACCTATTGGAGCTCTAAGTTTG GAAGTATTTGATAAAGACCGTTTCAAGGCAGATGACAAGATGGGGCATGCTCACCTCAGCCTTCAACCAATTGCCTCTGCTGCTAGGTTGAAGCAGATTCTGCAAGTTTGTTCTGGTGAGACTATTTTAAGAAAGGTAGTTCCAGACTCAGACAACTGTCTTGCCAGGGAAAGCTCGATTAGTTGTATTGATGGTGAGGTGGTGCAGAGCGTATGGTTGAGGCTCTGTGCAGTTGAGTCTGGGGAGATAGAACTAAAGATTAAGTTGATTGATGCTCCTGTTGCCTCTTCAAGGTAG
- the LOC131178775 gene encoding protein C2-DOMAIN ABA-RELATED 11-like isoform X1, with amino-acid sequence MKRTMGEQLGLLKVTVVQGKKLVIRDFKSSDPYVVVKLGSQTSKTKVINSCLNPVWNEELSFSLTEPIGALSLEVFDKDRFKADDKMGHAHLSLQPIASAARLKQILQVCSGETILRKVVPDSDNCLARESSISCIDGEVVQSVWLRLCAVESGEIELKIKLIDAPVASSR; translated from the exons CGAACTATGGGAGAGCAGTTGGGATTGCTAAAGGTGACTGTTGTACAAGGGAAAAAATTGGTTATCCGGGATTTCAAGAGCAGTGATCCTTATGTGGTGGTCAAGCTAGGAAGTCAG ACATCAAAGACCAAAGTTATAAATAGTTGCCTTAATCCAGTCTGGAATGAAGAGCTAAGCTTCTCCCTCACAGAACCTATTGGAGCTCTAAGTTTG GAAGTATTTGATAAAGACCGTTTCAAGGCAGATGACAAGATGGGGCATGCTCACCTCAGCCTTCAACCAATTGCCTCTGCTGCTAGGTTGAAGCAGATTCTGCAAGTTTGTTCTGGTGAGACTATTTTAAGAAAGGTAGTTCCAGACTCAGACAACTGTCTTGCCAGGGAAAGCTCGATTAGTTGTATTGATGGTGAGGTGGTGCAGAGCGTATGGTTGAGGCTCTGTGCAGTTGAGTCTGGGGAGATAGAACTAAAGATTAAGTTGATTGATGCTCCTGTTGCCTCTTCAAGGTAG